A region from the Aricia agestis chromosome 12, ilAriAges1.1, whole genome shotgun sequence genome encodes:
- the LOC121732497 gene encoding transmembrane channel-like protein 7 yields MEDGVEDIELNPTQVRRTMTQMNNVARQIAVNFMPSRQLPHNTLRARRGADVDVDASSPDEERRADIIVREMEHHGHLMEDNPVAEELRREALRELPQGLTMKRSVRAKLSASVSLRSKRRPLSTWKRFKYRVGFAWKRFRGRCSAVLFSVELWYDDIRAVEGALGSAAGSYFRLLRQLFALDVLLGAALLLLLVLPQLLHDAAVGSTGDSLSAADFVSGKGGLESSVLFYGHYSAGEVAATGPSFSMPFAYFFTMLCLYMVTFAVLCYKTAAMYRQHFIESSSGGAVFAARVFCGWDFGIVAPHAAALAAHALYNEFKELLAEQTASRGRLTWCVRAARTLVNVVASGVALAVSAVLAYGVWRLLAAAGDRELLLSLAITAILAATPLLFHLVAKLEYYKARTAFYVTLARTWLLDITIFMILFVYWAQSGTKCWETSFGQEMYRLVVLDTLVSLLLLPAIDLIRGCIYKCRGWSGPDFNVSLHSLSLIYNQSVVWFGLAFAPPLALVLAVKLLLLFYVNRATALRMCHPAKKVWRAAQSQTLMLVLVTLSLFATLFAIGTMFLGSEPRCGPFTGYSAVYELVTQDVLRLSSRRVLRATLAAATRPAAIAALLLALCVAVYFVRAKSQAQRSMVALLRQMLVLQAQDKDFLLGAIEKVSKGEWLYSPRSETADDSHTWRYVHDVRRPSNAGFQLARPLSVHGGVRPVSGVQASVHADGDTDSSFSWQGSDTALHPHDQ; encoded by the exons ATGGAGGATGGTGTCGAAGATATCGAGTTAAATCCCACCCAAGTCCGCAGGACGATGACTCAGATGAACAATGTGGCTAGGCAAATAGCTGTTAACTTTATGCCATCACGTCAGCTGCCTCACA ATACgctgcgggcgcggcgcggggcggaCGTGGACGTCGACGCGTCCTCGCCGGACGAGGAGCGGCGCGCGGACATCATCGTGCGGGAGATGGAGCACCACGGACACCTGATGGAGGACAACCCCGTCGCCGAGGAGCTCAGgag GGAGGCCCTCCGCGAGCTGCCCCAGGGTCTGACGATGAAGCGCAGCGTGCGCGCCAAGCTGTCCGCGTCCGTCAGCCTGCGCAGCAAGCGCCGCCCGCTCTCCACCTGGAAGCGGTTCAAGTATCGCGTCGGGTTCGCCTGGAAACGG TTCCGCGGTCGCTGCAGCGCCGTGCTATTCTCCGTGGAGCTGTGGTACGACGACATCCGCGCGGTGGAGGGCGCGCTGGGCTCCGCCGCCGGCTCCTACTTCCGCCTGCTGCGTCAGCTGTTCGCGCTTGACGTGCTGCTCGGCGCCGCGCTTCTGCTGCTGCTGGTGCTGCCGCAGCTGCTGCACGACGCTGCCGTCGGCTCTACCGGTGACAGCCTGAGCGCAGCAGACTTCGTCAGCGGCAAG GGTGGTCTGGAGAGCTCCGTATTATTCTACGGTCACTACTCGGCGGGCGAGGTGGCGGCGACGGGCCCGTCGTTCAGTATGCCGTTCGCTTACTTCTTCACGATGCTTTGCCTGTACATGGTCACTTTCGCCGTGCTGTGTTACAA AACGGCAGCGATGTACCGGCAGCACTTCATAGAGTCGAGCTCGGGCGGCGCGGTGTTCGCGGCGCGCGTGTTCTGCGGCTGGGACTTCGGCATCGTCGCGCCGCACGCCGCCGCGCTCGCCGCGCACGCGCTATACAACGAGTTCAAG GAGCTCCTAGCGGAACAGACCGCGTCACGTGGTCGGCTCACGTGGTGCGTGCGTGCGGCGCGCACGCTGGTCAACGTGGTCGCTAGCGGCGTCGCGCTGGCGGTCTCTGCCGTGCTGGCGTACGGCGTGTGGCGGCTGCTGGCGGCGGCTGGCGACAGGGAGCTGCTGCTGTCGCTGGCTATTACTGCGATATTAGCTGCTACTCCGCTGCTGTTCCATTTGGTGGCGAA GTTGGAGTACTACAAGGCACGCACGGCGTTCTACGTGACGCTCGCCCGCACTTGGCTGCTCGACATCACCATCTTCATGATACTGTTCGTGTACTGGGCGCAATCTGGCACGAAG TGCTGGGAGACGAGTTTCGGCCAGGAGATGTACCGGCTGGTGGTGTTGGACACGCTGGTGTCGCTGCTGCTGCTGCCCGCTATCGACCTCATCAGGGGATGCATTTACAA GTGTCGCGGCTGGTCGGGTCCGGACTTCAACGTGTCTCTGCACAGTCTCTCGCTCATCTACAACCAGTCTGTGGTGTGGTTCGGGCTGGCGTTCGCGCCGCCGCTGGCGCTGGTGCTCGCTGTCAAACTGCTGCTGCTGTTCTACGTCAACCGCGCGACCGCGCTGCGCATGTGCCATCCCGCTAAGAAG GTGTGGCGCGCGGCTCAGTCGCAGACGCTGATGTTGGTGCTGGTGACGCTGTCGCTGTTCGCCACGCTCTTCGCCATCGGAACCATGTTCCTCGG GTCGGAGCCGCGCTGCGGTCCGTTCACGGGTTATAGTGCTGTGTACGAGCTGGTGACGCAGGACGTGCTGCGCCTGTCCAGCCGCCGCGTGCTGCGCGCCACGCTCGCCGCCGCTACGCGCCCCGCCGCCATCGCCGCGCTGCTGCTAGCGCTCTG TGTCGCGGTGTACTTCGTGCGTGCCAAGTCGCAGGCACAGCGGTCGATGGTGGCGCTGCTGCGGCAGATGTTGGTGCTGCAGGCGCAGGACAAGGACTTCCTGCTGGGCGCCATCGAGAAGGTGTCTAAAGGAG AGTGGCTATACAGTCCACGCTCGGAGACCGCAGACGACAGTCACACTTGGCGCTACGTGCACGACGTGCGCCGCCCCTCCAACGCGGGCTTCCAGCTTGCACGCCCGCTCAGCGTGCACGGTGGCGTCCGGCCCGTCAGCGGCGTGCAAGCTAGCGTGCACGCTGACGGCGACACCGACAGTTCCTTCAGCTGGCAGGGCTCGGACACGGCTCTGCATCCCCACGACCAGTAG